In the Enterococcus rotai genome, CACACAACTTACAATTTGTAAGTAGATTTGCTTTCGTTTTACTTCATTTTTTCAATGATCTGTTCTTCATCCATATCGATAATGATACCAGCAGATAATAAGACTAGAAAAACATTATTTACCTCTTTGCTTGTTGCTTGAGCAAGTGCTTTTCGATATAAATTTAACTGACCACGGTAACGTTGAATGACTTTTTTGATCTCTTGGAGATTTTCGATATCTTGAACAAAATCTGTTTTATAGTCGTAAAGAATACAGTTGTTGTCTTGTTCAAGATAACCATCGATCATTCCGTGGATCAATAAATCATCTTGTGTTTCTTTGGGATAATCTTTGATCAATTCTTCTGCTCTCAACAACATTGAAAATGGTTGTTCTCGCACAACTTTAGTTGGATTTTCTAACAGTTGTTGGCCCAAGTTCGTCTGATAAAAAGAGAGTACCTGATCAATCTTGATTTGTTTTGCTACATTTTCTTGAATAATTTTCGTTTGAACTAATTCTTCGATCAATTGGGTAATACTTTCTTTGGTTGGCTCTTTGTTTAAATCCAATAATTGTAATAAATAATGTGTTGCTGAACCGATCTCCACAGCTGATGGTTTACGAATCGTTTCGATAAATCTAGGTTTCCCCAACTCACCTTCACTCATTCGGTGAACGATCATCGGAGTTGGCTGAAGTGTATTTTTTTCATTTACTTCTATTTTAGCGATTTCTTTATTATCTGGGTCTTCAAACACACGTTTGATTTCTGATACAGATTGGTAATTAGTCGTTTTGGTTGAGAGCTGGTAGGGATAATCATAATTTAAACGGTATAGCCCTTGCTCTACTACTTTAGGGTCGCTGCTTTTAGAATTTTCAGCTTTACTCAAACCTGTATCGATAAATTGAAGGGCAGCAAATTGTTCTTGGATAGCTTGTTCAGTCATGAAGGAAACCGAGAATCCCGCTGGATGTTGTGTGATCCCAGCGATTTTTTCAGTTGTAAACGCCGTTTGAAATTCGGCCATTTTCTGATGACGAACCAAACTCATTCCCACCCAGTTCATCAAACTACTCTTTCCTTGTAACCGATTTTCGCTTGGTAATACTTTAGTTTGAACATCAGCTACTTTCAGCCACTCTTTAAACGTTGCTTCTTGATTGTTATATGACCCCACAAGATAAAGCTTTTGTTCTGCTCGAGTCAACGCTACATATAATTTGCGCATCTCTTCTGAGAGTAATTTTTTCAATTTTGCCTGCTTGATTGCTAAAAACGGCAATGTCTCATACAGCATCCGATCTGTCTGATCTAAATAACGAATCCCAACACCAAGTCGATCGTCAAAGATATACCGTTCATTCAGATCACCAAGATTAAACTCTTTTGTCATATCTAAAATGAAAACAACTGGAAATTCCAATCCTTTACTAGCATGGATCGTCATAACGCGAACAGCATTTTCTTGACTCAAAATAACAGGTTCTGCTAAGTCCTTATCTTTTTCCTGCATTTTTTCAATAAACCGAACAAATTGAAATAGTCCGCGGAAACTGGTTTGTTCATAACTAGCGGCTCGATCGACCAGCGCAAATAAATTCGCCTGTCTTTGTTTCCCTGCTGGCATACCGCCTACATAATCTAAATAAGCCGTGTCTTGATAAATTTGCCAGATTAAGGTTGCTAATTGATTTCTTCGGGCCATTTCGCGCCATTGTTCAAGTTGGGAAGCAAATGTCAGTGTTTTTTCTTTCAACGCCAGTTGGGCAGATTCTTTCGCTTCATTTTGATTAAAGGTCAGAAAAGCTTCATAATAAGAACTTTTCTTAGCAGCTAATCGAATCGTTACTAATTCATTTTCTTTTAATCCTACAATGGGCGAACGCAACACCGCCGCTAAGGGGATATCTTGATAGGGATTGTCAATAATTTGCAAAAGAGCCACCATTGTCTGGATTTCAGTTGCTTGAAAATAATTTTGGGCATCATTTACTTGAATTGGAATACCTGCTAATTTAAATATCTCTAAAATCGTCAAATTATTTTTCTTAGTTGGCGTCAACAACACAATATCCTTATAGGTCAATGGTCGATTT is a window encoding:
- the addA gene encoding helicase-exonuclease AddAB subunit AddA; translated protein: MSKTIPLRPENEQFTDNQWQAVFDGDENILVSASAGSGKTTVLVRRVIEKLKSGVDIDRLLIVTYTEAAAKEMKERIQVALQKAITNESEQEKKNHFIKQLTLLPTANISTLHAFCLTVIRRFYYLIEMDPVFRLLTDETEMLLLKEDVWDELREQFYGENQEAFYQLTSNFSNDRSDDGLTRLIFSLYDFARANPDPEEWLAHLADSYQVTGQLGDSVLFQDYLKPQVMESLLRCVERYEEMIRLTEGEEKLEKIANLARNEKEFVETFSSQLADNDLESGFDISKTITFERYPTVRVEELKETAAQAKNLREQNKKAINAILENLFTLSPEEMKEILDRSRPLVEEMAQVGKAFIDTYSQQKLKKGLVDFNDLEHFTLNILAKKEAGDWLATEASNYYREKFDEVLVDEYQDINRLQETILYWLRRPAASEGNLFMVGDVKQSIYSFRLADPTLFIEKYNQYGANKEGKRIVLAENFRSRKNVLDFTNLVFEQLMDERVGQIAYDEAAQLVHGFDQFAEAENYDTELLIYEKKSERVEEILELDDSQLILEDKTEGELHMTALKIRELIDKNFLIYDKTTKENRPLTYKDIVLLTPTKKNNLTILEIFKLAGIPIQVNDAQNYFQATEIQTMVALLQIIDNPYQDIPLAAVLRSPIVGLKENELVTIRLAAKKSSYYEAFLTFNQNEAKESAQLALKEKTLTFASQLEQWREMARRNQLATLIWQIYQDTAYLDYVGGMPAGKQRQANLFALVDRAASYEQTSFRGLFQFVRFIEKMQEKDKDLAEPVILSQENAVRVMTIHASKGLEFPVVFILDMTKEFNLGDLNERYIFDDRLGVGIRYLDQTDRMLYETLPFLAIKQAKLKKLLSEEMRKLYVALTRAEQKLYLVGSYNNQEATFKEWLKVADVQTKVLPSENRLQGKSSLMNWVGMSLVRHQKMAEFQTAFTTEKIAGITQHPAGFSVSFMTEQAIQEQFAALQFIDTGLSKAENSKSSDPKVVEQGLYRLNYDYPYQLSTKTTNYQSVSEIKRVFEDPDNKEIAKIEVNEKNTLQPTPMIVHRMSEGELGKPRFIETIRKPSAVEIGSATHYLLQLLDLNKEPTKESITQLIEELVQTKIIQENVAKQIKIDQVLSFYQTNLGQQLLENPTKVVREQPFSMLLRAEELIKDYPKETQDDLLIHGMIDGYLEQDNNCILYDYKTDFVQDIENLQEIKKVIQRYRGQLNLYRKALAQATSKEVNNVFLVLLSAGIIIDMDEEQIIEKMK